A window of Cellulomonas sp. SLBN-39 genomic DNA:
CAGGCCCGGCGCGACGGCGGCCCCCTCCGCGCCCAGCCGCAGCTGCGGTTCCGCCTCACCGTCGAAGGAGCGGTCCCCATGGACGTCCGCCTCACCACCCGCCCCGCGTTCCGCCTCGTCGGGCACGCCGCACGCGTCCCGCTCGTGCACGAGGGCGTCAACCCCGCCGTGCAGCAGCACGTCGCGAGCCTCGCCCCCGAGCAGCACCAGCGGCTCAAGGACCTCTCGGGCACCGAGCCGCACGGTCTGCTCGCCGTCAGCGACGACCTCGACCCGGACCGCCGCGAGGGCACCGTGCTGACGTACCTGCACGGCGTCGCGGTGCCGGACGCGGCCACCGTCCCCGAGGATCTCCACATCATCGACGTCGCCGCCGGGACGTGGGCCGTGTTCCAGGTGTCCGGCCCGTACCCGGACGCCCTGCAGACGCTCTGGGCCGCGACCGCGACCGAGTGGTTCCCCTCGAACCCGTGGCGCCTGCGGCCCGGGCCCGAGATCGTCGCCGTGCTCGACCGCACCGACGACCTCAGCAGC
This region includes:
- a CDS encoding AraC family transcriptional regulator, with amino-acid sequence MITWLNRLVDVVEEHLDDELDVTRLAAALGTSEYHLRRMFSSLAGMPLSEYVRRRRMTVAAADVVAGDGDLLGIAVRHGYGSAEAFGRAFRSVHGVSPGQARRDGGPLRAQPQLRFRLTVEGAVPMDVRLTTRPAFRLVGHAARVPLVHEGVNPAVQQHVASLAPEQHQRLKDLSGTEPHGLLAVSDDLDPDRREGTVLTYLHGVAVPDAATVPEDLHIIDVAAGTWAVFQVSGPYPDALQTLWAATATEWFPSNPWRLRPGPEIVAVLDRTDDLSSATVELWLPVEPG